A window from Drosophila nasuta strain 15112-1781.00 chromosome 3, ASM2355853v1, whole genome shotgun sequence encodes these proteins:
- the LOC132788099 gene encoding uncharacterized protein LOC132788099, producing MAWTGKVSFATAARPPRETNVPKVLSKVDAIMALQMELIELAEKSISNRRFQLLWIFLQTCALVIIKAYHLVMYMIRVLLHHEPAFLDVPTALLYYGYQIIMEGINIVLTIIAFSLLFQSFQQMQRHLNKFIIYAADESLRCRVS from the exons ATGGCCTGGACAGGCAAAGTGTCATTTGCAACTGCAGCGCGTCCACCGCGTGAGACAAATGTGCCCAAAGTGCTCAGCAAAGTGGATGCCATCATGGCG ttGCAAATGGAGCTGATTGAGCTGGCCGAAAAGTCCATTAGCAATCGACGCTTTCAGCTGCTTTGGATCTTTCTACAAACCTGTGCTTTGGTCATTATAAAGGCCTATCATCTGGTCATGTACATGATACGCGTGCTGCTGCATCACGAACCTGCGTTCCTCGATGTGCCCACAGCACTACTTTACTATGGCTATCAAATTATCATGGAGGGAATCAATATTGTGCTGACCATCATTGCTTTCTCCTTGTTGTTTCAATCG TTTCAGCAGATGCAGCGCCAtctaaacaaatttattatctaCGCAGCCGACGAATCGCTGCGTTGTCGGGTGAGCTAA